From Thermus tengchongensis, one genomic window encodes:
- a CDS encoding roadblock/LC7 domain-containing protein, translating into MVEQALQELKATKGVRVAALLSEDGFVVEEAREGDAPEASLLSARAATVLGTAKALAQTLGQEGVEEVMVEYPEGALLLVPLPGYHLLLLLDSVRSLGRVRLALKRTVPKLEEALR; encoded by the coding sequence ATGGTGGAACAAGCCCTACAGGAACTCAAGGCCACCAAGGGGGTACGGGTGGCCGCCCTCCTCAGCGAGGACGGGTTCGTGGTGGAAGAGGCCCGGGAAGGGGATGCCCCGGAAGCCAGCCTTCTTTCTGCCCGGGCAGCCACGGTTCTGGGCACCGCCAAGGCCCTGGCTCAGACCCTGGGCCAGGAAGGAGTGGAGGAGGTCATGGTAGAGTACCCGGAGGGGGCCTTGCTTTTGGTGCCCCTTCCCGGCTATCACCTGCTCCTCCTTCTGGACAGCGTGAGAAGCCTGGGGCGGGTACGCCTAGCCTTGAAAAGGACCGTACCCAAGTTGGAGGAGGCGCTTAGATGA
- a CDS encoding roadblock/LC7 domain-containing protein produces MGVEEELLQHLLDQVEGAFAAAIGTLDGLLVEGARRRRVDLEAAVAEHAALLRQAKAAYAGSLGTPRVDELLVGGHPVVGYVHVVRRLERRPQGPVPEGKGHEELFLLLLMAPEANLGQARLQTTKAVEKLAEVAGWLT; encoded by the coding sequence ATGGGGGTAGAAGAGGAGCTTTTGCAACACCTCCTGGACCAGGTGGAAGGCGCCTTTGCCGCCGCCATCGGCACCCTGGACGGGCTCCTGGTGGAAGGGGCCAGGCGCAGGCGGGTGGACCTCGAGGCGGCCGTGGCGGAACACGCCGCCCTTTTGCGCCAGGCCAAGGCCGCCTACGCCGGAAGCCTGGGCACCCCCCGGGTGGACGAGCTTTTGGTGGGGGGCCACCCCGTGGTAGGCTATGTCCACGTGGTGCGCAGGCTAGAGCGACGACCCCAGGGACCCGTGCCTGAAGGCAAGGGACACGAGGAACTTTTCCTCCTTCTCCTCATGGCACCAGAAGCCAACCTGGGCCAGGCGCGTCTGCAGACAACCAAGGCCGTGGAAAAGCTAGCGGAGGTGGCGGGATGGCTTACCTAG
- a CDS encoding DUF3467 domain-containing protein, which translates to MSELKLDIQIDKDVALGRYTNLALIAHTKNEFILDFALLQPQGGAMVVSRVITSPQHAKALLRSLAENIARYEETFGPIPEPVAESQA; encoded by the coding sequence ATGAGCGAGCTGAAGTTGGATATCCAAATCGACAAGGACGTGGCCCTGGGGCGCTACACCAACCTGGCCCTCATCGCCCACACCAAAAACGAGTTCATCCTGGACTTCGCCCTCCTGCAGCCCCAGGGAGGGGCCATGGTGGTGAGCCGGGTGATCACGAGCCCCCAGCACGCCAAGGCCCTTCTTCGGAGCCTGGCGGAGAACATAGCCCGCTACGAGGAAACCTTCGGCCCCATTCCCGAGCCGGTGGCGGAAAGCCAGGCCTGA
- a CDS encoding roadblock/LC7 domain-containing protein: MAYLESLAPFGVKRAVLTGLDGLVIEALGRGNPSAEVLAAELASLVRHMTPLAEALSGEVRRFTLATENHEILALKVGEYVLGAVIERGMDRKAVGQELTRIALKVQNL, translated from the coding sequence ATGGCTTACCTAGAGAGCCTGGCCCCCTTTGGCGTCAAGCGGGCGGTGCTTACGGGCCTGGACGGTCTGGTCATCGAAGCCCTGGGCCGGGGCAACCCCTCGGCAGAGGTCCTGGCGGCGGAGCTGGCCTCCCTGGTGCGGCACATGACTCCCTTGGCGGAAGCCCTCTCCGGGGAGGTGCGCCGCTTCACCCTGGCCACGGAAAACCACGAGATCCTGGCCCTCAAGGTGGGGGAGTACGTCCTAGGAGCGGTCATCGAGCGGGGCATGGACCGCAAGGCCGTGGGCCAGGAGTTAACCCGCATCGCCCTTAAGGTGCAGAACCTCTGA